The Terriglobia bacterium genome segment CCAGCCGTGTATTCATTCACACTGGCTCGGAACAAATTCAGTATTCAACAATCCCCATAAAAATGGCCTAAGCGAATCCTAAAAAAATCCTAAAGGCTTTAGATTCCCGCAAAATAAATGGAAATGAATGGCTTAGCTCGTGGCACTCAAAACAAGCTAAGTCTTTTCCGGTCGAAACCGGTACCCAATTCGCGGTTCGGTGACGATGTAGTGAGGTGTCTCATCCGGCTCAATCTTTTTTCTGAGTTGATTCATAAACACCCAAAGGTATTCTGCCGACTGCGAGCTTTGGTTTCCCCAGACAGCGCTTAACAGTGCCCGATGGGTCAGTACTTTGCCTGGATGATGCGCCATATACGCCAGGAGATCAAATTCGGTTGGAGTGAGATGGATCTCGTTACCTAGCACCGTGACAAGGTGGTTCTGTAAGTCGATGTGAAAGTCGCCTATGTCGATGGGCTCGGACGCTTCTTCCTTTCCAACGCTCGCCCGGCGCAAGCTCGCGCGAATCCGAGCTAAAAGCTCATTGATGCTGAAAGGCTTTGTAACGTAATCATCTGCGCCTTTATCAAGCGCTTCCACTTTATGTTTGTCCTCTCCTCGCACTGACAGCACAATAATGGGAACTTGAGATCGGTCCCGGATGCGTTTACAGAGTTCGATACCAGTCATCTTCGGCATGGACAGATCGGTGATCACAAGATCCGGCTTTGAAGTTTTGAATGCCTCCAAGCCGACTTCTCCATCATTTGCCACTTGGATCTCATAACCGTACATGGAGAGACTTGCCCGGAGCGTACGAGTGATCTGAGGCTCGTCGTCCACCACGAGAATTCTGGGCCGTTCGGCCATGCTGCGCCTCACATATCCGTTTGAACGGGATATGATTA includes the following:
- a CDS encoding response regulator transcription factor, whose amino-acid sequence is MAERPRILVVDDEPQITRTLRASLSMYGYEIQVANDGEVGLEAFKTSKPDLVITDLSMPKMTGIELCKRIRDRSQVPIIVLSVRGEDKHKVEALDKGADDYVTKPFSINELLARIRASLRRASVGKEEASEPIDIGDFHIDLQNHLVTVLGNEIHLTPTEFDLLAYMAHHPGKVLTHRALLSAVWGNQSSQSAEYLWVFMNQLRKKIEPDETPHYIVTEPRIGYRFRPEKT